A genomic segment from Methanomicrobium sp. W14 encodes:
- a CDS encoding FprA family A-type flavoprotein: MKATKLAEGVYWVGAIDWNLRDYHGYTLPGTTYNAYLITGEKNVLIDTTYPGFENQMLERIKDVIDPLKIDYVVANHVEMDHSGGLPKITKMLPGVPIYCTQLGVEGFGRHYDTKDWNFHVVKTGDTLPLGGGKTLVFVEAPMLHWPDSMFTYLAEDEILFPNDAFGQHIASSERFDDEFGVDEAMKHAQKFFANLIIPLAPKVLKKLAEVTDLKIGIKMVAPSHGVIWRKNAGGIIQAYADWSHGVSKDKVTIVYDTMHGSTTKMAQAIAEGVMEGGCQVKFCLLKDGRYEGVHRSDVVTDVLDSKAVIVGSSTLQDEYLPTVAGFMSYLRGLKPGRLTQKKKGFAFGSHGGHGGAVKLIDADLKTAGIEIFRDPIEVYYRPDESEIKLCHDAGKAIAEAVKTK; encoded by the coding sequence ATGAAAGCAACAAAACTTGCAGAAGGAGTATACTGGGTAGGAGCAATAGACTGGAACCTGCGTGACTATCACGGTTACACGCTTCCGGGAACTACCTACAACGCGTATCTTATAACGGGGGAAAAGAACGTCCTTATCGACACAACGTATCCCGGCTTTGAAAACCAGATGCTTGAACGCATAAAAGACGTCATTGACCCGTTAAAGATAGACTATGTTGTTGCAAACCACGTCGAAATGGACCACTCCGGTGGTCTTCCGAAGATAACGAAGATGCTTCCCGGAGTTCCAATATACTGCACCCAGCTCGGTGTCGAAGGGTTCGGGCGCCATTATGACACGAAAGACTGGAACTTCCACGTCGTAAAGACTGGTGACACCCTTCCTCTCGGCGGCGGAAAAACACTTGTTTTCGTTGAAGCCCCTATGCTTCACTGGCCTGACTCGATGTTTACATACCTTGCCGAAGATGAGATATTATTCCCGAACGACGCATTCGGACAGCACATAGCATCATCAGAGCGCTTCGACGATGAATTCGGTGTAGATGAAGCGATGAAGCATGCCCAGAAGTTCTTTGCAAACCTGATTATACCGCTCGCACCCAAAGTCCTTAAAAAGCTTGCAGAGGTCACAGACCTTAAGATTGGAATCAAAATGGTCGCACCGAGCCACGGTGTCATCTGGCGCAAAAATGCCGGCGGGATCATACAGGCATATGCCGACTGGTCGCACGGTGTTTCAAAGGACAAGGTGACAATCGTCTATGACACCATGCACGGATCAACGACGAAAATGGCGCAGGCAATCGCCGAGGGTGTAATGGAAGGAGGATGCCAGGTGAAGTTCTGCCTGCTGAAGGACGGGAGGTACGAAGGTGTCCACAGGTCTGATGTGGTGACCGATGTTCTTGACTCAAAAGCCGTTATTGTCGGCTCGTCTACACTTCAGGACGAATACCTGCCGACAGTTGCAGGCTTCATGAGCTATCTCCGCGGCCTTAAGCCCGGGAGGCTTACGCAGAAGAAGAAAGGATTTGCATTCGGCTCTCACGGCGGTCACGGCGGAGCGGTAAAACTTATCGATGCCGACCTGAAAACCGCGGGAATCGAGATATTCCGTGACCCCATCGAAGTTTACTACCGCCCGGACGAGTCAGAGATAAAACTCTGCCATGACGCAGGAAAAGCAATAGCAGAAGCTGTAAAAACAAAGTAA
- a CDS encoding V4R domain-containing protein codes for MTSSEQAAVFPDAMIFSKNSVTTVIDSPARIEILKILVEGDQRFDELVKRLNKAKSTISVHLHDLIDAGILAERTDETDARRKYISLDCEYLGTIEQSDSSIFSDYRCILPVTGQEPMRPASVFRMIFNSVRTSLLQKGVNVEPVLFSAGFMAGEEIAKLVSADSMDKFLDNLYDFFLKNELGEITVEKKGGPWVITVRNCYECQELPKINRPACYFDSGMLSALFSIQTGEDITAKETNCYAMGDPFCRFVIERVRE; via the coding sequence ATGACCAGTTCAGAACAGGCAGCAGTATTTCCAGACGCAATGATTTTTTCAAAAAACAGCGTTACAACAGTGATTGACAGCCCGGCAAGAATTGAAATTCTTAAAATTCTCGTTGAAGGCGACCAGAGGTTTGACGAACTGGTAAAAAGGCTGAACAAAGCGAAGTCGACAATATCGGTCCACCTTCACGACCTTATTGATGCCGGAATTCTTGCCGAAAGGACTGACGAAACCGACGCGAGGCGAAAGTACATATCCCTTGACTGCGAGTACCTCGGGACAATCGAGCAGTCAGACAGCAGTATTTTTTCGGATTACAGGTGCATCCTTCCCGTAACAGGGCAGGAACCGATGAGACCGGCATCCGTATTCCGCATGATATTCAATTCGGTCAGGACAAGCCTTCTGCAAAAGGGCGTCAACGTCGAACCCGTACTTTTCAGCGCGGGCTTTATGGCGGGAGAAGAGATTGCAAAACTGGTTTCGGCTGATTCAATGGATAAATTCCTCGACAATCTCTACGATTTCTTCTTAAAAAACGAGCTGGGAGAGATTACTGTAGAAAAAAAGGGTGGCCCGTGGGTTATAACAGTTAGAAACTGCTATGAATGCCAGGAACTCCCAAAAATAAACAGGCCCGCCTGCTACTTTGATTCAGGCATGCTTTCTGCGCTGTTTTCGATTCAGACAGGAGAGGACATCACTGCAAAGGAGACAAACTGCTATGCTATGGGAGACCCTTTCTGCCGGTTTGTCATAGAAAGGGTCAGGGAATAA
- a CDS encoding DUF5658 family protein has protein sequence MNIYCFIVGFLFIVLSGLLAIDILTTTVILDLGGSELNPVMDFVVHDPYLHFLVKLLFAVFVIIVACRAEHLKERSGVLIMICVCTLFFVVAAHNIAVLLSSVF, from the coding sequence ATGAATATTTACTGTTTTATTGTCGGGTTTTTGTTTATTGTCCTCTCTGGTCTCCTGGCAATCGACATCCTGACAACGACAGTAATCTTGGATCTCGGGGGTTCGGAGTTAAACCCTGTGATGGACTTTGTAGTGCATGACCCTTATCTTCATTTTCTGGTGAAGCTTTTGTTTGCGGTTTTCGTGATAATCGTTGCATGCCGTGCAGAGCACTTAAAGGAACGCTCGGGGGTCCTTATTATGATCTGTGTATGCACTCTGTTTTTTGTCGTTGCAGCTCACAACATAGCCGTTCTGCTCTCATCAGTTTTCTGA
- a CDS encoding uracil-xanthine permease family protein encodes MNFKYGTDDVPPPGYLVQSGISWAAVLLSYVVIIGLVVSNLQYSSFSDQVYYIQKLLLMTAFAVIIQVIAGHRLPVIFGPATVLLIGIVSSQSFSTDAVYSAIIVGGIIGLLAGASGLLVYIARLFTKRVVTVVLMLIVFTMVPTLAQLLTTESGGTGAAGSLLFAFILMPLIFAANRYLKGFFKNTLLLWVILAGTAVYMLIFPYSFQIASTLPQAGIFAGFTGSFVFEPGVMLSFVICYFALMVNDIGSIQSVSEIVKPAEMKGRFKRGVVATGIVNVLSGISGVVGGVNYSTSAGIILESRCASRWTLVPAALILAAIGLFPQAASLICAIPPVITGCLLIYVLAAQFSASVSVFFSDMKEKGFDFDSGIIVGLSVAMGAIASAVPQDVAMKLPVFLQPLLPNGFVVGVLTVLVMEHLVYRGRDSE; translated from the coding sequence ATGAATTTTAAATATGGAACCGATGATGTTCCGCCTCCTGGTTATCTGGTTCAGTCGGGAATCTCGTGGGCGGCCGTTCTTTTGTCGTATGTCGTTATAATAGGCCTTGTCGTTTCAAACCTGCAGTACAGCAGTTTTTCCGATCAGGTCTACTATATACAGAAACTTCTTCTGATGACTGCGTTTGCTGTCATAATTCAGGTAATTGCAGGGCATAGGCTTCCTGTAATATTCGGACCTGCAACAGTTCTCCTTATAGGGATAGTATCATCACAGTCTTTTTCAACTGATGCCGTATATTCTGCTATTATTGTCGGTGGAATCATAGGCCTTTTGGCAGGTGCCTCAGGACTTCTGGTTTATATTGCGCGTCTTTTTACAAAACGTGTCGTTACGGTTGTTTTGATGCTTATTGTTTTCACCATGGTCCCAACACTGGCACAGCTCCTGACAACTGAGTCGGGAGGAACCGGCGCTGCAGGTTCTTTATTATTTGCCTTTATACTGATGCCCTTGATATTTGCGGCAAACAGGTATCTTAAGGGATTTTTTAAAAATACACTTCTTTTATGGGTTATATTAGCCGGAACAGCTGTGTATATGCTGATTTTCCCGTATTCTTTCCAAATTGCGTCCACTCTGCCGCAGGCAGGCATATTTGCAGGATTTACAGGTTCTTTTGTGTTTGAGCCCGGAGTTATGCTCTCATTTGTAATCTGCTACTTTGCACTGATGGTAAACGATATCGGGTCTATTCAGAGTGTATCCGAGATCGTAAAGCCGGCCGAAATGAAAGGAAGGTTTAAGAGAGGTGTCGTTGCAACCGGGATAGTAAACGTCCTTTCTGGTATTTCCGGTGTTGTAGGAGGCGTCAACTACTCTACAAGTGCCGGAATTATCCTTGAAAGCCGCTGTGCCTCACGCTGGACACTTGTTCCGGCGGCCCTGATACTTGCTGCAATCGGTCTTTTTCCGCAGGCAGCGTCTTTAATCTGTGCAATTCCCCCTGTCATCACAGGCTGCCTTCTAATATATGTACTGGCAGCCCAGTTTTCGGCGTCGGTCTCTGTGTTTTTTTCTGATATGAAGGAGAAAGGGTTTGACTTTGATTCAGGAATTATAGTCGGTCTTTCGGTTGCGATGGGAGCAATTGCATCAGCCGTCCCGCAGGACGTTGCGATGAAACTGCCTGTTTTTCTCCAGCCTCTTCTTCCGAACGGCTTTGTAGTTGGCGTCCTGACTGTCCTTGTAATGGAGCACCTTGTATACAGGGGCAGGGATTCGGAATAA
- a CDS encoding HdeD family acid-resistance protein, protein MSEEVDKCSFFGCSTNFTPAWWTFVLLGILAIVVGAIAFLWTPMFILFVGMFIGIMVIIYSVMTIVQGIKSKEGAGASAALILLGILGVIIGFFVVSSLFSAWLLVTYLIAIWAFLAGFTNIWMAFSGNAGTGYKILLLIAGIIALILGFYVMVFPVMATDVVVQVFALFSMVWGVVLVITGLTTRKVPVTAEAPVA, encoded by the coding sequence ATGAGTGAAGAAGTTGATAAGTGTTCATTTTTCGGGTGTTCCACAAATTTCACCCCTGCATGGTGGACATTTGTTCTTTTAGGGATTTTGGCAATTGTTGTCGGAGCCATCGCCTTTTTATGGACTCCTATGTTTATACTGTTCGTAGGCATGTTTATCGGAATTATGGTAATAATCTACAGCGTTATGACCATAGTCCAGGGAATAAAGAGCAAGGAAGGGGCAGGAGCATCGGCTGCGCTTATCCTTCTGGGAATACTTGGCGTAATTATAGGATTTTTCGTAGTTTCAAGCCTGTTTTCAGCATGGCTTCTTGTCACATACCTTATTGCGATATGGGCATTTCTGGCAGGATTTACGAATATCTGGATGGCATTTTCAGGTAATGCCGGAACAGGCTACAAAATTCTTCTGTTGATTGCGGGAATTATCGCCCTGATACTCGGGTTCTATGTCATGGTGTTTCCGGTCATGGCAACGGATGTAGTAGTTCAGGTATTTGCGCTGTTCAGCATGGTTTGGGGAGTTGTTCTTGTGATTACAGGACTTACAACCAGAAAAGTTCCAGTGACCGCAGAGGCGCCGGTGGCCTGA
- a CDS encoding YIP1 family protein produces MTYPYLYPGEAVLLKVQDISINDMAFSLTLTDRKVVLSQAGTENPEKTEIPLPVIKSASTLNGEQNKKGLSLFIKAPDGSDRAIDILFNKEGSDERENEIKLLQKKISDNLHSVRKCAKSERTGHISQPGQKAWPDNPARKTRTTGINSPPVNYPGGQKPWPDRTVRINKRPGTTSPPVSYPGSSKMTGTRDKYENTYNSEKTGPAVRRDFRAHTGRYPPGSEPAINYSKTCKNCGKIENGHKINPDSHSGNHRTNLSSGSSLPPAGTIPVHNIGVRTPYSSRKTRSYRPGLYSGKFSGEFRDLEIHAGIIPEFLTSPSEAFRITENKDISGAFMVLLISLIAFAFGNTIFFGILASSLDSAQYPVLSALTDAGTELFISAEIILAGVVAAAFIGCIIHFAACLKGYSSDMQKGLKIAAYSATPFLLCGFIPVLGIIVAPVWSLILMFTGIRQGYSEDINQAAGIWIFPLLFIIIMIMAFFAEGGS; encoded by the coding sequence ATGACATACCCATACCTTTACCCGGGAGAGGCGGTTCTTCTGAAGGTACAGGACATTTCTATAAACGATATGGCGTTTAGTCTGACTTTAACAGACCGGAAAGTGGTGTTAAGCCAGGCAGGGACAGAAAACCCTGAAAAAACGGAAATTCCGCTTCCGGTGATTAAATCTGCGTCCACCCTCAACGGAGAACAAAATAAAAAAGGGCTCTCACTTTTCATAAAGGCTCCGGACGGGTCTGACAGGGCAATAGATATTCTATTTAACAAAGAAGGGTCGGACGAAAGAGAAAATGAGATAAAACTCCTTCAAAAAAAGATCTCTGATAATCTTCATTCAGTCAGAAAATGCGCCAAAAGTGAAAGAACCGGGCATATATCCCAACCCGGTCAAAAAGCATGGCCGGATAATCCCGCAAGAAAAACCAGAACAACAGGAATAAACAGCCCTCCTGTTAATTATCCGGGCGGGCAAAAGCCCTGGCCCGACCGGACTGTAAGGATAAACAAAAGACCCGGGACAACCAGTCCTCCCGTCAGTTATCCGGGCAGCAGCAAAATGACCGGTACCCGGGACAAATATGAAAATACATACAATTCAGAGAAAACAGGACCTGCGGTAAGACGTGATTTCAGGGCGCACACCGGCAGATATCCCCCGGGAAGTGAACCGGCAATTAACTATTCAAAAACATGCAAAAACTGCGGGAAAATAGAAAACGGCCATAAAATAAACCCGGACAGTCATTCAGGCAATCACAGAACAAATCTTTCTTCAGGCAGCAGTCTGCCGCCTGCCGGTACAATACCTGTCCACAACATAGGGGTCAGAACACCTTATTCGTCCAGAAAAACACGTTCATACCGGCCCGGACTTTATTCCGGAAAATTTTCGGGGGAATTTCGTGACCTCGAAATTCATGCGGGAATAATACCTGAATTTCTTACATCCCCGTCAGAGGCTTTTCGGATCACTGAAAACAAAGACATTTCAGGGGCCTTTATGGTACTTTTAATATCCCTTATTGCATTCGCCTTTGGCAATACGATTTTTTTCGGGATTCTGGCATCATCCCTTGATTCTGCACAATACCCTGTACTTTCTGCACTTACCGACGCAGGTACAGAACTCTTCATATCCGCTGAAATTATACTGGCAGGAGTTGTTGCCGCTGCATTTATCGGGTGCATAATTCATTTTGCGGCGTGTCTTAAGGGATATAGCAGCGATATGCAGAAAGGTCTGAAAATAGCGGCATATTCGGCAACCCCTTTTTTATTATGCGGGTTTATACCGGTGCTCGGAATCATTGTTGCGCCCGTATGGAGCCTTATCCTTATGTTCACGGGGATCAGGCAGGGGTACTCTGAAGATATTAACCAGGCGGCAGGGATCTGGATTTTTCCGTTATTATTCATAATAATAATGATTATGGCATTTTTTGCGGAAGGGGGAAGCTAG
- a CDS encoding PKD domain-containing protein, whose amino-acid sequence MKSTRINIVFLALAVTATFFIISSLTGDMTALAGEGTNTATISVTTEGSNWDNYNIIDYSSSILGGTASSWSWNFDDGNTATSSSGKHTYSKANTYKVEVSAKLSDSSTTVKNTTTVTIKEPALVASAKLDLDLSDETLKYDSRTPGAVSWSWNFGDGGTSTLDNGTHVYTKPNDYTVKLTVRSPAGNTSYYSERIDMNKLMAYFEASPVKGGAPLTVTFDDRSYKNPDKDYYIKEWYWNFHDSGSDNNTLTKKTGANVKHTFEKNGNYTVSLTVTDKNRNTDTYSTVISVGDEDAPEARFTLDDDYEKSGKSPLKVKFIDKSKPSDKTKVDLYKWEWTVYDEKGSKYKQIQKYKSYDPEFEFTDPGTYTIKLVVTDDKGFTDTETKKDYVKVTLDLSATFTASPTSGHKPLDVTFTATPAGSNDYPVSKYYWEYGDGYTDTTTSKMTTHSYKSTGTYTVKLTVTDTKSHTYTYSRSNYITVSDISSITAATTPTPAPTKTIVTTGSSGTKIFGIPGTEYFRSEMNRFYGFYEEYVNLLSGIFGM is encoded by the coding sequence ATGAAATCAACCCGAATAAACATTGTATTTCTGGCTTTGGCCGTAACTGCAACGTTTTTTATCATATCTTCGCTTACCGGCGACATGACTGCTCTGGCCGGGGAGGGTACTAATACGGCTACAATATCAGTTACAACAGAGGGGTCCAATTGGGACAACTACAATATAATTGATTATTCATCATCAATACTAGGCGGAACCGCAAGTTCATGGAGCTGGAATTTTGACGATGGTAATACTGCAACATCTAGTTCAGGAAAGCATACGTATTCCAAAGCAAATACATACAAAGTTGAAGTCTCTGCAAAGCTTTCAGACAGCTCAACAACAGTTAAAAATACCACAACGGTCACAATCAAAGAACCTGCCCTTGTCGCTTCTGCAAAACTCGACCTTGATTTAAGCGATGAAACCCTGAAATACGACAGCAGAACACCCGGTGCAGTTTCATGGAGTTGGAATTTCGGGGACGGGGGTACTTCAACTCTTGACAATGGCACGCATGTATATACCAAACCCAACGATTATACCGTTAAACTTACGGTCAGAAGCCCGGCGGGAAATACAAGCTACTATTCTGAAAGAATTGATATGAACAAGCTTATGGCTTATTTTGAAGCCAGTCCCGTTAAGGGAGGCGCTCCTCTTACCGTCACATTTGATGATAGATCATACAAAAACCCTGACAAGGACTATTACATCAAAGAATGGTACTGGAATTTCCATGATTCCGGTTCAGACAACAATACACTAACAAAGAAAACAGGTGCCAATGTTAAGCATACCTTTGAAAAGAACGGGAACTATACGGTAAGCCTGACAGTCACCGATAAAAACAGGAATACTGACACTTACAGCACAGTAATTTCGGTGGGGGATGAGGATGCTCCGGAGGCCAGATTTACCTTGGACGATGACTATGAAAAAAGCGGAAAATCCCCTCTCAAAGTAAAATTCATCGACAAATCAAAGCCTTCGGATAAAACAAAAGTAGATTTATATAAATGGGAGTGGACAGTTTACGATGAAAAAGGAAGTAAATATAAACAGATACAGAAATACAAATCTTACGATCCTGAGTTTGAATTCACTGACCCGGGCACGTACACAATAAAGCTTGTAGTAACCGATGATAAAGGATTCACTGACACCGAAACAAAAAAAGACTACGTCAAAGTCACTCTGGACTTATCCGCAACATTTACGGCTTCTCCGACATCAGGACATAAACCACTTGACGTAACGTTTACTGCAACTCCTGCAGGCAGCAATGACTACCCGGTAAGCAAATACTACTGGGAGTACGGTGACGGTTATACGGATACAACTACATCAAAAATGACAACTCATTCCTACAAATCAACCGGAACATACACGGTAAAGCTTACGGTTACCGACACAAAAAGTCATACTTACACATACTCCAGAAGCAACTACATAACGGTCAGTGATATTTCCTCGATAACCGCCGCCACAACGCCAACTCCTGCCCCTACGAAAACTATTGTAACCACCGGTTCATCCGGGACAAAAATATTCGGGATTCCCGGAACGGAATATTTCAGGTCTGAAATGAACAGGTTCTACGGGTTTTATGAGGAATACGTAAACCTCCTCTCAGGCATTTTCGGGATGTAA
- a CDS encoding DUF3658 domain-containing protein translates to MAFSESAGGMIKHSLGKNGNYAFTVMPDDLGVGPLKKYDIDKRIDFFSGFCRESEYMEYAKTTKSLLKKFRDDISGEYEKKVLWFSRRSVQEYCGFLRFISEQDNSPQTYVIDLTDGVNSVDSGGICGSTPYKMVPAHTGELNQEQIVKAFEQVKCLKEAEKDYYTSVWKRLKKENANIRKLWRSQIYSAPDCIYDRTIIKKTKKLSREGKRWVPVTRIVGDVLGSINDECNQAGYALIFGRLIYLCDSGVLKDKGKRKSMRTLKVKNVK, encoded by the coding sequence ATAGCATTTTCGGAGTCGGCGGGTGGGATGATTAAACACTCTCTCGGAAAAAACGGGAATTACGCATTTACCGTCATGCCTGACGACCTTGGAGTTGGGCCTTTGAAAAAATATGATATAGACAAAAGAATTGATTTTTTCTCCGGTTTCTGCCGGGAATCAGAATACATGGAATATGCAAAAACAACAAAGTCTTTGCTTAAAAAATTCAGGGACGACATTTCGGGGGAATATGAGAAGAAAGTATTGTGGTTTTCAAGGAGGTCTGTACAGGAATACTGCGGTTTTCTAAGGTTTATCTCGGAACAGGACAATTCCCCGCAGACATATGTCATTGACCTTACAGACGGAGTGAATTCAGTGGATTCAGGCGGCATCTGCGGAAGCACCCCCTACAAAATGGTCCCCGCACATACAGGTGAACTAAACCAGGAACAGATTGTCAAAGCTTTTGAACAGGTGAAATGCCTCAAGGAAGCAGAAAAGGATTATTACACTTCAGTCTGGAAAAGATTAAAAAAAGAAAATGCCAACATCAGAAAACTCTGGAGAAGCCAGATTTATTCCGCACCGGACTGCATATACGACCGGACTATAATTAAAAAGACAAAAAAACTTAGCAGGGAAGGAAAAAGATGGGTTCCCGTTACAAGAATCGTAGGAGACGTACTCGGAAGTATCAATGATGAATGCAACCAGGCCGGATATGCCCTTATATTCGGGAGGCTGATATACCTCTGCGACTCCGGGGTTCTTAAAGACAAAGGGAAACGAAAGTCGATGCGGACATTAAAAGTTAAAAATGTGAAATGA
- a CDS encoding DMT family transporter, translated as MTINREQLPVLYSLIAGALFASGTPLAKLFLTDIPPLSLASVLYLGSATGLLICFAASKIISLVKNETPRSKKEAPLSKKDIPWFLGSAFSGSVLSTIILMISLQHVHAVTASMLLSFEAVASTLIAVTVCREPVGRRVWAALCLITLACLALAYSPGSEFGLSLGALGIVLTCICWGIDTNIERKLSSKDPFEIILAKGMTAGTVLFIIAMVSGSAFPSPEILIPAMTVGFISFGGFMMILYIYGLRELGAARASSLFGMNPVFGVIASFLIFRELPGILFFPALFLMVSGLFLLSTEKHSHLHTHPAETHEHRHHHPDIHHEHEHTPDDPPLDRFGYHSHLHTHTELTHTHAHRPDIHHRHRHY; from the coding sequence TTGACAATAAACCGCGAACAACTGCCTGTATTGTACTCACTCATTGCAGGGGCGCTTTTTGCTTCCGGAACTCCGCTTGCCAAACTTTTTCTGACAGACATTCCTCCCCTGTCTTTGGCGTCAGTCCTGTACCTGGGAAGTGCAACAGGTCTTCTAATCTGCTTTGCCGCTTCAAAAATCATATCGCTGGTGAAAAACGAGACTCCAAGGTCAAAAAAAGAGGCACCTCTCTCCAAAAAAGATATTCCATGGTTTTTGGGGTCAGCATTTTCCGGCTCTGTACTTTCAACGATAATTCTCATGATAAGCCTCCAGCATGTCCATGCAGTCACGGCATCGATGCTTCTTTCATTTGAGGCGGTTGCCTCAACCCTGATTGCAGTGACCGTATGCCGCGAACCTGTAGGAAGAAGGGTCTGGGCAGCCCTCTGCCTGATTACTCTGGCCTGTCTTGCGCTTGCATATTCCCCGGGAAGCGAATTCGGATTATCACTCGGAGCCCTGGGAATCGTTCTCACGTGCATATGCTGGGGAATAGATACAAACATAGAAAGAAAACTCTCATCAAAAGACCCGTTTGAAATCATTCTTGCAAAAGGTATGACTGCCGGGACCGTGCTTTTCATCATCGCCATGGTTTCAGGTTCCGCCTTTCCCTCACCTGAAATATTAATTCCTGCAATGACTGTGGGTTTTATTTCATTCGGGGGGTTTATGATGATACTATATATATACGGTTTGAGAGAACTCGGCGCCGCAAGAGCAAGCTCTCTTTTCGGGATGAACCCGGTATTCGGAGTTATCGCATCTTTTCTGATTTTCAGGGAACTGCCAGGCATCCTTTTCTTTCCGGCTCTTTTTCTCATGGTATCGGGACTGTTCCTCCTTTCAACCGAGAAGCATTCGCACCTGCACACGCACCCTGCGGAAACGCATGAACACAGGCACCACCACCCCGATATTCACCATGAACACGAGCATACGCCTGACGATCCGCCTCTTGACAGGTTCGGTTATCACTCACACCTGCACACGCATACAGAACTTACGCATACGCATGCCCACAGGCCTGATATCCACCACAGGCACAGGCATTACTGA
- a CDS encoding type II toxin-antitoxin system HicB family antitoxin, whose product MNKFTAMIFEEGGCYVAECPELGTVSIGNTKEEALESLREATSHYLGEFSERKRSSPTITSFEVTAS is encoded by the coding sequence ATGAACAAATTTACCGCAATGATATTTGAAGAGGGGGGATGTTACGTTGCGGAGTGTCCCGAGTTGGGGACCGTCAGTATTGGGAACACAAAGGAAGAAGCTTTGGAGAGCCTGAGGGAAGCTACATCTCATTACCTCGGGGAGTTTAGTGAGAGAAAAAGGAGTAGTCCTACAATTACGTCTTTTGAAGTTACCGCATCATAA